A genomic stretch from Mycobacterium malmoense includes:
- a CDS encoding thiolase family protein: MTGLRGEAAIVGIAELPAERRPTGLPLFTLDQYALLAKAVVEDAGVDPARINGLLTHGVAESAMFAPATLCEYLGLPLDFGERVDLGGATSAGMVWRAAAAVELGVCDAALAVVPGSASLPQPPRSPQNPPPTPNWYGASSNTYGSPQAEFEIPYGNVGQNAPYAQIAQRYAAEFGYDPAALAKIAVDQRTNACAHPGAVFHGTPITVDDVLASPMIADPIHMLETVMRVHGGAGVLIANADIARRARHRPVWITGFGEHIAFKTPTYADDLLCTPIARAADKAFAMAGLSRPDVDVASIYDCYTITVLMSLEDAGFCAKGQGMPWVTDHDLTFRGDFPLNTAGGQLSYGQAGMAGGMHHVVDGARQIMGRAGGAQVPDCHTAFVTGNGGIMSEQVALLMRGD; encoded by the coding sequence GTGACGGGCCTGCGTGGCGAGGCGGCCATCGTCGGCATCGCCGAACTACCCGCCGAACGGCGTCCCACCGGACTGCCGCTGTTCACCCTCGACCAGTACGCGCTGTTGGCGAAGGCGGTCGTCGAGGACGCCGGCGTCGACCCCGCGCGCATCAACGGCCTGCTCACCCACGGCGTGGCCGAGTCGGCGATGTTCGCGCCGGCCACGCTGTGCGAATACCTGGGCTTGCCTTTGGATTTCGGCGAGCGAGTCGACCTGGGCGGAGCCACCTCGGCGGGAATGGTGTGGCGGGCCGCGGCGGCCGTGGAGCTCGGCGTCTGCGACGCGGCGCTGGCCGTGGTTCCCGGATCGGCGTCGCTGCCGCAGCCGCCACGATCCCCGCAAAACCCGCCGCCCACGCCGAATTGGTATGGGGCGTCGTCGAACACCTACGGATCGCCGCAGGCCGAGTTCGAGATCCCGTACGGCAACGTGGGCCAAAACGCGCCGTACGCGCAGATCGCCCAGCGCTACGCGGCGGAGTTCGGCTACGACCCCGCCGCGCTCGCCAAGATCGCCGTCGACCAACGCACCAACGCGTGCGCCCATCCGGGCGCGGTCTTCCACGGGACCCCGATCACGGTGGACGACGTGCTCGCCAGCCCGATGATCGCCGACCCCATCCACATGCTCGAAACGGTGATGCGCGTGCACGGGGGAGCCGGGGTCTTGATCGCCAACGCCGACATCGCCCGCCGAGCCCGCCATCGCCCGGTGTGGATCACCGGCTTCGGCGAACACATCGCCTTCAAGACCCCGACCTACGCCGACGACCTGCTGTGCACACCGATCGCACGCGCGGCCGACAAGGCGTTCGCGATGGCCGGGCTGAGCCGACCCGACGTCGACGTCGCCTCGATCTACGACTGCTACACCATCACGGTGCTGATGAGCCTGGAAGACGCCGGCTTCTGCGCCAAAGGCCAAGGCATGCCATGGGTTACCGACCACGACCTGACCTTCCGCGGAGATTTCCCGCTCAACACCGCCGGCGGTCAACTGTCCTATGGGCAGGCCGGCATGGCCGGCGGCATGCACCACGTCGTCGACGGCGCCCGCCAGATCATGGGCCGAGCCGGCGGCGCGCAGGTGCCGGACTGCCACACCGCCTTCGTCACCGGCAACGGCGGCATCATGAGCGAGCAGGTCGCCCTGCTGATGCGAGGCGACTAG
- a CDS encoding alpha/beta hydrolase — MASTGDSPTLLPSGAVQRRIHHRHSPQSVAVSLASRLIVKNAVRVWAIQPNLHWPFEYVDGFAGLVPRFGASAHIEPVRLEHCAAEWVRAPGVSGKRAVLYLHGGAFLTCGLNTHRALVTRLSKAADAAVLNVGYRKLPAHQITDAIDDGISGLRWLQDRGFDGDRVVVAGDSAGGYLAFVTALLAIRSQVMRPAGIATVSPFTDADPARKLRHRAGRCFMFTRGALSMFAQYLSEAQLLNDRGDSAGRIVSPVDADLSSLPPVTIHASRDELLLPDAELMAERLDASGIRCDLHLWDGQIHDFPLAAEILPEGRRAIRYIGDFVKDVTAASGTLPARRDESWRRSVRATAAAG, encoded by the coding sequence ATGGCCAGCACAGGTGATTCACCTACTTTATTGCCGAGCGGGGCGGTGCAGCGGCGAATCCATCATCGCCACAGCCCGCAGTCGGTTGCGGTCTCGCTGGCCAGCCGATTAATCGTGAAAAACGCGGTACGGGTATGGGCGATTCAGCCGAATCTGCACTGGCCATTCGAATACGTCGATGGGTTTGCGGGATTAGTCCCCCGTTTCGGAGCGTCGGCGCACATCGAACCGGTACGGCTCGAGCACTGCGCCGCCGAATGGGTTCGCGCGCCCGGCGTCTCGGGAAAACGGGCGGTGCTGTATCTGCATGGCGGCGCGTTCCTCACCTGCGGCCTCAACACCCACCGGGCGCTGGTGACCCGCCTGTCGAAGGCGGCGGATGCCGCCGTGCTCAACGTCGGATATCGAAAATTGCCCGCACATCAGATAACCGATGCCATCGACGACGGGATAAGCGGACTTCGGTGGCTGCAGGATCGCGGGTTCGACGGCGATCGAGTCGTCGTAGCCGGCGACTCAGCCGGGGGATATCTCGCATTCGTGACCGCGCTGTTGGCCATTCGCAGTCAGGTCATGAGGCCGGCCGGAATTGCGACGGTCTCGCCTTTCACCGATGCGGATCCGGCGCGAAAGCTCAGGCACCGCGCGGGCAGGTGCTTCATGTTCACCCGCGGGGCGCTATCGATGTTTGCTCAATATCTCAGTGAGGCGCAGCTTTTGAACGATCGGGGCGATTCCGCGGGTCGGATTGTCTCACCGGTGGACGCCGATCTTTCCTCGCTGCCGCCGGTCACCATCCACGCCAGCCGCGATGAATTGCTGCTCCCGGACGCCGAGCTCATGGCCGAACGCCTGGACGCCAGCGGAATCCGCTGTGATCTGCACCTTTGGGACGGACAGATTCACGATTTTCCGTTGGCCGCCGAAATTCTGCCCGAAGGACGGCGGGCCATTCGATACATCGGGGATTTCGTCAAAGACGTCACGGCCGCGTCGGGCACATTGCCCGCCCGGCGCGACGAGTCGTGGCGTCGTAGCGTGCGTGCCACCGCCGCGGCGGGATAA
- a CDS encoding acyl-CoA dehydrogenase family protein, which yields MKLIPTAERREFASTLRALLSAESPVGLVRGLNEPGADRSVPALWKALADAGVFGLAISQECGGSGGSLDDLAVFYTEAGRALCPTTVLSSVQAALAIDRLGSRDAKAAWLPPLAGGGIRGTTALWNARDAADVSAVLRADPISAGDWRLTGTADYVADADLADLVVVSAVSAKAGERTLVFVVDAHATGVTGEPLAMAGGHRAFTVRFDDVVVGAGALLGEAAPAALRRVANTAVALGSLDLVGVGQAVLDRTVDYTKLRHQFGRPIASFQAAQHLVANMHIALAAARLAAHSAVFWLARGHTATRETAIARMHAATAARLITLDAHQLHGGMGYVTETDLHLWSERARLGSTLGGGADVAASWLEETMAKEERR from the coding sequence ATGAAGCTGATACCCACCGCCGAGCGGCGCGAGTTCGCCTCGACGTTGCGCGCCCTGCTGTCGGCGGAGAGCCCCGTGGGTCTGGTGCGTGGTCTCAACGAGCCCGGCGCCGACCGAAGCGTCCCCGCGCTGTGGAAGGCGTTGGCCGACGCCGGCGTATTCGGGCTTGCCATCTCCCAGGAGTGCGGCGGCTCCGGGGGCTCGCTCGACGATCTCGCCGTCTTCTACACCGAGGCCGGCCGCGCGCTGTGCCCCACGACGGTGCTCAGCAGTGTTCAAGCCGCGCTGGCGATCGACCGGCTCGGCTCCCGCGACGCCAAGGCCGCGTGGCTGCCGCCGCTGGCGGGCGGCGGCATTCGCGGCACCACGGCGCTATGGAACGCCCGCGACGCCGCCGACGTCTCGGCCGTGCTACGCGCCGATCCCATCTCGGCCGGTGACTGGCGGTTAACCGGTACCGCGGACTATGTGGCCGACGCCGACCTCGCCGACCTCGTCGTGGTTTCGGCGGTTTCGGCCAAGGCAGGCGAGCGCACGCTGGTCTTCGTCGTCGACGCGCACGCCACCGGCGTGACCGGGGAACCGCTGGCCATGGCGGGCGGGCACCGGGCGTTCACCGTGCGCTTCGACGACGTCGTCGTCGGCGCCGGCGCGCTGCTCGGCGAGGCTGCCCCGGCGGCGCTGCGCCGAGTGGCCAATACGGCGGTGGCGCTGGGGTCGCTCGACCTGGTCGGCGTCGGGCAGGCCGTGCTGGACCGCACCGTCGACTACACCAAGCTGCGCCACCAGTTCGGCCGGCCGATCGCCTCGTTCCAGGCGGCCCAACATCTGGTCGCCAACATGCACATCGCCTTGGCCGCAGCGCGATTGGCCGCTCACTCGGCCGTCTTCTGGCTGGCGCGCGGCCACACGGCAACCAGGGAAACCGCGATCGCCCGCATGCACGCGGCCACCGCCGCCAGGCTGATCACCCTGGACGCCCATCAACTGCACGGCGGGATGGGCTACGTCACCGAGACCGACCTGCATCTGTGGAGCGAACGGGCACGGCTGGGCTCGACGCTCGGTGGCGGAGCCGACGTCGCCGCATCCTGGCTGGAGGAAACCATGGCTAAAGAGGAGCGCCGGTGA
- a CDS encoding TetR/AcrR family transcriptional regulator, producing the protein MVSATSTEDAVSRAVGAREARRLQTRTRLFDAAVAELGRSGLAGTDVAAIAAAAGVARGTFYFHFPTKEHVLIELERNEETNIVAALAAGPSEPGDLLSVLTLLVHRVLATEERLGPVLFRDMLGLHFSASRPVEDEPGEHPLAQFVIAAIAEAQTAERASRDADAGELGVIFMTGLFALLATATTASRPRATLLDRYVKTIVQGMEAP; encoded by the coding sequence GTGGTTTCGGCGACGTCGACAGAGGATGCCGTTTCCCGGGCCGTGGGCGCCCGGGAGGCTAGGCGGCTGCAGACGCGGACCCGGCTGTTCGACGCCGCGGTGGCCGAGCTCGGCAGGTCGGGATTGGCGGGCACGGATGTCGCCGCGATCGCCGCGGCGGCGGGAGTGGCGCGAGGCACGTTCTATTTCCACTTCCCGACGAAGGAACACGTGCTGATCGAGCTGGAACGCAACGAGGAGACCAATATCGTGGCGGCGCTTGCCGCGGGGCCGAGCGAGCCGGGCGACCTACTGTCGGTGCTCACTCTGCTGGTGCACCGGGTGCTTGCGACCGAGGAGCGGCTGGGTCCGGTGCTCTTTCGGGACATGCTGGGGCTGCACTTCTCCGCGTCGCGACCCGTCGAGGACGAGCCCGGCGAGCATCCGCTGGCCCAGTTCGTCATCGCCGCGATCGCCGAAGCGCAAACCGCGGAGCGCGCGTCGCGGGATGCGGACGCCGGCGAACTCGGCGTGATTTTCATGACCGGGCTGTTCGCGCTGCTGGCCACCGCGACGACCGCGTCTCGCCCGCGGGCCACCCTCTTGGACCGATACGTGAAGACCATCGTTCAGGGAATGGAGGCGCCATGA
- a CDS encoding isoprenylcysteine carboxyl methyltransferase family protein, with product MYYYLFILAVGAERLVELAVAQRNAKWSIAHGGKEFGRDHYPAMVSMHALLLVSCVVETWTLGRPFVPWLGWPMFGVVVLSTIVRWRCVSVLGKRWNPRLIVIPDAPLVRDGLYRWVRHPNYTAVAAEVAALPLVHSAWLTAIVFSLANALVLNVRIRAENAALGYA from the coding sequence ATGTACTACTACCTGTTCATCCTCGCCGTCGGTGCCGAACGCCTGGTCGAGCTGGCGGTCGCTCAACGAAACGCCAAATGGTCAATCGCGCACGGAGGCAAAGAGTTCGGGCGCGATCACTACCCGGCGATGGTCAGCATGCATGCCCTGCTGTTGGTTTCGTGTGTCGTGGAAACCTGGACCCTGGGCCGGCCCTTCGTCCCCTGGCTGGGATGGCCCATGTTCGGTGTCGTGGTGCTTAGCACGATTGTCCGCTGGCGCTGCGTCAGCGTGCTCGGCAAACGCTGGAACCCGAGGCTCATCGTGATCCCGGACGCGCCGTTGGTCCGGGACGGGCTGTACCGATGGGTGCGCCATCCCAACTACACCGCGGTCGCGGCGGAGGTGGCGGCGCTCCCGCTGGTCCATTCGGCGTGGCTGACGGCGATCGTGTTCAGCCTTGCCAACGCCCTGGTGCTCAATGTGCGAATCCGGGCGGAGAATGCCGCGTTGGGTTACGCCTGA
- a CDS encoding SDR family NAD(P)-dependent oxidoreductase produces the protein MTEETHAEPLLTGRVSVVTGGGGGIGAATARLLAEHGARVVIADIDAELAQRTADQITASGGSALAVVTDVRDADEVTALARSVLDRYGRVDVLVNNVGHWLRHPGNFVDTGPQLWDELYRINLHHVFLVTHAFLPAMVDRRAGAIVNVSSLEGLRGYPEDPVYAAFKAAVIGFTRSLAVQVGGDGVRVNAIAPDVTESLQVPYSRWLSAEERMRWPQWVPIGRMGLPEDQARVILFLASDLSAFVTGHTIPTDGGTGAAGGWFRSSRRPDREWTNRPIAP, from the coding sequence ATGACGGAGGAAACGCACGCCGAGCCGCTGCTGACCGGCCGGGTCTCGGTGGTGACGGGCGGCGGTGGCGGTATCGGCGCGGCGACCGCGCGGCTGTTGGCGGAACATGGCGCCCGCGTGGTCATCGCCGATATCGACGCCGAGCTGGCTCAACGGACCGCCGACCAAATCACCGCGTCTGGTGGATCGGCCCTGGCGGTCGTCACCGACGTCCGCGACGCCGACGAGGTCACCGCCTTGGCGCGATCGGTGCTGGATCGTTACGGCCGAGTAGACGTGCTGGTCAACAATGTGGGCCACTGGCTGCGCCACCCCGGAAACTTCGTCGACACCGGGCCGCAACTGTGGGACGAGCTCTACCGGATCAACCTGCATCACGTCTTCCTCGTCACCCACGCGTTCCTGCCGGCGATGGTCGACCGGCGCGCCGGAGCGATCGTCAACGTTTCGTCCCTCGAAGGGTTGCGCGGCTACCCGGAGGATCCGGTCTATGCCGCGTTCAAGGCCGCCGTCATCGGATTCACCCGCAGTCTCGCGGTCCAGGTGGGCGGCGACGGGGTGCGGGTCAACGCGATCGCTCCGGACGTCACCGAATCCCTTCAGGTGCCCTACTCGCGGTGGCTGTCCGCCGAGGAGCGGATGCGGTGGCCGCAATGGGTTCCGATCGGGCGTATGGGCCTGCCCGAGGATCAGGCCCGCGTGATCCTGTTCCTGGCCTCGGACCTGTCGGCATTCGTCACTGGGCACACCATCCCGACCGACGGCGGCACCGGCGCGGCGGGCGGCTGGTTCCGCTCGTCGCGCCGGCCCGACCGGGAGTGGACGAATCGGCCGATCGCGCCCTGA
- a CDS encoding Zn-ribbon domain-containing OB-fold protein — translation MGALRPVPEPTPVSRPFWDGLAQHRILVQYSPSLRRHVFYPRTLAPGSLADDLEWREIDGAGTLYTFTVARRPTGPPWADAVPQLLAVVQWDAGPRISTELVDADPGDIRIGMRVTPVFYDLPGTGMTLLKYRPA, via the coding sequence ATGGGCGCACTCCGGCCCGTGCCCGAACCCACGCCCGTATCGCGGCCGTTCTGGGACGGCCTGGCCCAGCACCGAATCCTCGTGCAATACTCGCCATCCCTGCGGCGCCACGTCTTCTATCCGCGTACCCTTGCCCCCGGGTCGCTGGCCGACGACCTGGAATGGCGCGAAATAGACGGTGCCGGAACGCTGTACACCTTCACCGTCGCCCGCAGACCCACCGGCCCGCCGTGGGCCGACGCCGTGCCGCAACTGCTTGCGGTGGTGCAGTGGGACGCCGGGCCGAGGATCAGCACCGAGTTGGTCGACGCCGACCCGGGCGACATTCGAATCGGCATGCGGGTGACGCCGGTGTTCTACGATCTGCCTGGAACCGGAATGACGTTGCTGAAGTACCGGCCGGCGTGA
- a CDS encoding MaoC family dehydratase — MNEDTLIDAESASRVGTVAATATGEVNRRDWQRWAAAVGDRSPLWFDPDYARANGFRDIICPPLYLQYAVLGVTHLESLRPDGSSGTVSGSLAFPRAPKRMAGGESFTFHLPAYHRDEIDMVRTIESIIEKQGRSGRFVLVTWRTVYRNQRRDLVAEASTSMIARP, encoded by the coding sequence ATGAATGAGGACACCCTGATCGACGCCGAATCGGCGTCGCGAGTGGGCACCGTCGCCGCAACGGCGACGGGCGAGGTGAACCGGCGCGACTGGCAACGGTGGGCGGCTGCGGTCGGAGACCGCAGCCCATTATGGTTCGACCCGGATTACGCCCGGGCCAACGGCTTTCGCGACATCATCTGTCCGCCGCTGTATCTGCAGTACGCCGTGCTCGGTGTCACGCACCTCGAGTCGCTGCGGCCGGACGGTTCCTCCGGCACGGTCTCGGGCAGCCTCGCGTTTCCCCGGGCCCCGAAGCGGATGGCCGGCGGGGAGAGCTTCACCTTTCACCTGCCGGCCTATCACCGCGACGAAATCGACATGGTCCGCACCATCGAGTCGATCATCGAAAAGCAGGGCCGCTCCGGCAGATTCGTCCTCGTCACCTGGCGCACCGTGTACCGCAACCAGCGCCGCGATCTGGTTGCCGAAGCGTCGACGTCGATGATCGCCCGGCCCTAG
- a CDS encoding MaoC family dehydratase yields the protein MTDQQLFYDDIGVGDQIPTLTVAVDETQLFFFSAATYNGHRIHYDKDWAKSEGYDDVVVHGPLQAALLARAIGDWIGGRGRLVSFSVQNRAIAYPGQLLSFGGEVTGKRLSDNGSGLVDLDIAGRRDDTVLMPGTATVELPRRGTP from the coding sequence ATGACCGATCAGCAGCTGTTCTACGACGACATCGGCGTGGGCGACCAGATTCCCACGCTGACCGTCGCCGTCGACGAGACCCAGCTCTTCTTCTTCAGCGCCGCCACCTACAACGGCCACCGCATTCATTACGACAAAGACTGGGCCAAAAGCGAAGGCTACGACGACGTGGTGGTCCACGGGCCGCTGCAGGCGGCGCTGCTGGCCCGCGCGATCGGCGACTGGATCGGTGGGCGCGGCCGGCTGGTGTCCTTCTCGGTGCAGAACCGGGCGATCGCCTACCCCGGTCAGCTGCTCAGCTTTGGCGGGGAGGTCACCGGCAAACGCCTCTCCGATAACGGCTCCGGGCTGGTGGATCTCGACATCGCGGGCCGCCGCGACGACACCGTGCTGATGCCCGGAACGGCGACCGTCGAGCTGCCCCGACGCGGAACACCGTGA
- a CDS encoding FHA domain-containing protein has protein sequence MVLVSPPAPPVLTVRYEGSERTFAPGNDVVIGRDLRADVRVAHPLISRTHLIVRFDQGRWIAIDNGSLNGLYVYNRRVPVVEIQDGMRVNVGNPDGPALTFEVGRHRGSAGRPPLTTSIPLVNPASGPSAPVRQGQPQVAAHRPGPPQPPPSGSFRQPSQPSHPPSGPLPRYPTGGHPAGPPSGPQPVPQIYRAPPMKLPPAPAAEPETAHVGDSTNIATSMMRILRPSRTAIESTPGAIKIGRANDNDIVIPEVLASRHHATLIPTPHGTEIHDNRSINGTFVNGARVDSAVLRDGDVVTIGNIDLVFAGGTLARRDETATATRTGGLDVRGVTWTIDNNKVLLDDISLGAQPGTLTAVIGPSGAGKSTFARLVAGYTHPTTGTVSFEGHNVHAEYASLRSRIGMVPQDDVVHGQLTVQQALMYAAELRLPPDTTKADRAQVVARVLEELEMSQHLHTRVDKLSGGQRKRASVALELLTGPSLLILDEPTSGLDPALDRQVMTMLRQLADAGRVVLVVTHSLTYLDICDQVLLLAPGGKTAFCGPPGQIGPTMGTTNWADIFSTVANDPDGSQARYLARTGPPPPPPPADKPAELGDPSHTSLFRQFSTIARRQVRLIVSDRGYFVFLAVLPFIMGSLSMSVPGDVGFGIPNPLGAAPNEPGQILVLLNVGAVFMGTALTIRDLIGERAIFLREQAVGLSTSAYLLAKVCVYTVFAVVQSAIVTIIALIGKGGPTQGAVALGVPGLELFADVAMTCVASAMLGLVLSAIAKSNEQIMPLLVVAVMSQLVFSGGMIPVTGRIGLDQMSWATPARWGFAASASTADLTKLVPGPLTPKDSHWRHTAGVWWFDMGMLVLLSVVYLGFVRWKIRLKGG, from the coding sequence TTGGTCCTCGTGAGCCCACCAGCCCCGCCCGTGCTGACCGTGCGGTACGAGGGATCCGAGCGCACCTTCGCGCCAGGCAACGACGTGGTTATTGGGCGCGACCTTCGCGCGGACGTCCGGGTCGCACACCCCCTGATCTCTCGGACACATCTCATCGTGCGCTTCGACCAGGGCCGATGGATCGCAATCGACAATGGCAGCCTCAATGGGTTGTATGTCTACAACCGTCGTGTGCCGGTCGTCGAGATCCAGGACGGCATGCGGGTCAACGTCGGCAATCCGGACGGCCCGGCGCTGACCTTCGAGGTCGGCCGCCACCGGGGTTCGGCCGGGCGGCCTCCTTTGACGACGTCGATACCGCTCGTCAACCCGGCCAGCGGCCCAAGCGCGCCGGTCCGGCAGGGGCAGCCGCAGGTTGCCGCGCACCGGCCCGGCCCGCCTCAGCCGCCGCCATCGGGCTCGTTTCGCCAGCCCTCGCAGCCCTCGCACCCGCCCAGCGGACCGCTGCCGCGATACCCGACCGGCGGACATCCGGCGGGACCGCCGAGCGGACCGCAGCCGGTGCCGCAGATTTACCGGGCGCCACCGATGAAGTTGCCACCGGCCCCCGCGGCCGAGCCCGAGACCGCCCACGTCGGCGATTCCACAAACATCGCGACATCGATGATGAGGATCCTGCGGCCGAGTAGAACGGCGATCGAGTCGACGCCGGGCGCGATCAAGATCGGCCGGGCCAACGACAACGACATCGTCATTCCCGAGGTGTTGGCGTCACGCCACCACGCCACCCTGATCCCGACGCCGCACGGCACCGAGATCCACGACAACCGCAGCATCAACGGCACCTTCGTCAACGGCGCCCGGGTCGATTCGGCCGTGTTGCGCGACGGCGACGTGGTCACGATCGGCAACATCGACCTCGTCTTCGCCGGCGGCACGCTGGCTCGCCGCGACGAGACCGCGACCGCGACGCGCACCGGCGGCCTCGACGTGCGCGGGGTGACGTGGACGATCGACAACAACAAGGTCCTCCTGGACGACATCTCGTTGGGCGCGCAACCCGGAACGCTGACGGCCGTCATCGGGCCGTCGGGTGCGGGAAAGTCGACGTTCGCCAGGCTGGTGGCCGGATACACGCACCCGACCACGGGCACGGTTTCGTTCGAGGGTCACAACGTTCATGCCGAATACGCGTCGCTGCGCAGCAGGATCGGGATGGTGCCGCAGGACGACGTCGTGCACGGGCAGTTGACCGTGCAGCAGGCGTTGATGTACGCAGCCGAATTGCGGCTGCCGCCGGACACCACCAAGGCTGACCGCGCCCAGGTGGTCGCCAGGGTGCTCGAGGAACTTGAGATGAGCCAGCACCTGCACACCCGGGTCGACAAGCTGTCCGGCGGGCAGCGCAAGCGGGCCTCGGTGGCGCTGGAGCTGCTGACCGGCCCATCGCTGCTGATCCTCGACGAGCCCACGTCCGGTCTTGACCCCGCACTGGACCGGCAAGTCATGACCATGCTGCGGCAGCTCGCCGACGCGGGCCGGGTGGTGCTCGTGGTCACCCACTCGCTGACCTACCTGGACATCTGTGATCAGGTCCTGCTGCTGGCCCCCGGCGGCAAGACCGCGTTCTGCGGGCCCCCCGGCCAGATCGGCCCGACCATGGGGACGACGAACTGGGCCGACATCTTCAGCACGGTCGCCAACGACCCCGACGGGTCCCAGGCACGCTACCTGGCGCGCACGGGCCCGCCACCGCCACCGCCTCCGGCGGACAAGCCCGCCGAGCTGGGCGACCCGTCGCACACGAGCCTGTTCCGGCAGTTCTCCACGATCGCGCGGCGGCAGGTTCGGTTGATCGTCTCCGACCGCGGCTACTTCGTCTTCCTGGCGGTGTTGCCGTTCATCATGGGCTCACTATCGATGTCGGTGCCGGGCGACGTCGGCTTTGGTATCCCCAACCCGCTGGGTGCCGCGCCCAATGAGCCCGGCCAGATCCTGGTGCTGCTCAACGTCGGTGCGGTGTTCATGGGGACGGCGCTGACGATCCGAGACCTCATCGGCGAGCGCGCCATCTTCCTGCGCGAGCAGGCGGTCGGCCTGTCGACCTCCGCATACCTGCTGGCCAAGGTGTGTGTCTATACGGTGTTCGCCGTCGTCCAGTCGGCGATCGTGACCATCATCGCGCTGATCGGCAAGGGCGGTCCCACGCAGGGCGCCGTGGCGTTGGGCGTTCCGGGTCTGGAACTGTTCGCCGACGTCGCCATGACCTGCGTCGCCTCGGCGATGCTCGGGCTGGTGTTGTCGGCCATCGCCAAGTCGAACGAACAGATCATGCCGCTGCTCGTCGTGGCGGTGATGTCGCAGCTGGTGTTCTCCGGCGGCATGATTCCGGTCACCGGACGCATCGGCCTGGACCAGATGTCGTGGGCCACGCCGGCCAGGTGGGGCTTCGCGGCGTCGGCGTCCACAGCCGACCTCACCAAACTGGTCCCCGGTCCCTTGACTCCCAAAGATTCGCACTGGCGTCACACGGCAGGCGTGTGGTGGTTCGACATGGGCATGCTGGTGCTGCTCAGCGTCGTCTACCTCGGCTTCGTGCGGTGGAAGATTCGCCTCAAGGGCGGCTGA
- a CDS encoding acyl-CoA dehydrogenase family protein: MDFELDAGQRAWLAEVREFLHDNVTAELRAELAQHDLEFPDGEVARFRRKVGERGWFGLNWPREYGGLGLGAVYQHLLMSEFEYWGVPGPDLTVTSVAPMIMRHGTERNKTEWLPPIAKGEILCAVGYSEPEAGTDLASLRTRATLDGQEWVINGTKIWNSGAQRATHEWLCVRTDPNAARHRGISVIIVPIDSPGIQIRPLYAWSGYRTNEVHFRDVRVPATNLIGEVNRGWTYITGALDLERGALTNAGDLRRAVDELRDLALSPRRDGTVPARDPALRRRLARVEADVAVATLMGYEAASILDSGVIPTVEVSVEKVFTSELRQRIADLALDLLGPDGLLAHRSQIAPLAGKFERLYRAAPLMRFGGGTNEVLRDIIAQRGHGMPSYGR; the protein is encoded by the coding sequence ATGGATTTCGAACTCGACGCCGGGCAACGCGCGTGGTTGGCCGAGGTTCGCGAATTCCTCCACGACAACGTGACCGCCGAGTTGCGGGCCGAACTCGCCCAGCATGACCTGGAGTTCCCCGACGGCGAGGTCGCCCGGTTTCGTCGCAAGGTCGGCGAGAGGGGCTGGTTTGGGCTGAACTGGCCGCGCGAGTATGGGGGTCTGGGGCTGGGGGCCGTTTATCAGCACCTGCTGATGAGCGAGTTCGAATACTGGGGCGTGCCCGGACCGGACCTCACCGTCACCTCGGTGGCGCCGATGATCATGCGGCACGGCACCGAACGCAACAAGACCGAATGGCTGCCGCCGATCGCCAAAGGCGAAATACTTTGCGCTGTCGGCTATTCCGAGCCAGAGGCCGGAACCGATCTGGCCAGCCTGCGCACCCGCGCGACGCTCGACGGCCAGGAATGGGTGATCAACGGCACCAAGATCTGGAACAGCGGGGCGCAGCGCGCCACCCACGAATGGCTCTGTGTGCGCACCGACCCGAACGCCGCCCGCCATCGCGGGATTTCGGTCATCATCGTGCCGATCGACAGCCCCGGCATCCAGATCCGCCCGCTCTATGCGTGGTCGGGCTACCGCACCAACGAGGTGCACTTTCGTGACGTCCGCGTCCCGGCCACCAACCTGATCGGCGAGGTCAACCGAGGCTGGACGTACATCACCGGCGCGCTCGATCTGGAACGTGGCGCGCTGACCAACGCGGGCGATCTGCGCCGCGCCGTGGACGAATTGCGCGACCTTGCGCTCAGCCCGCGGCGTGACGGCACGGTGCCCGCCCGCGACCCGGCGCTGCGCCGCCGGCTGGCGCGGGTCGAAGCCGACGTGGCGGTGGCCACGCTGATGGGCTACGAGGCCGCGTCCATCCTGGACAGCGGTGTTATCCCGACCGTGGAGGTCAGCGTCGAGAAGGTCTTCACCAGTGAACTGCGCCAACGCATCGCCGATCTAGCGCTCGATCTGCTTGGCCCCGATGGCCTGTTGGCGCATCGCAGTCAAATCGCGCCGCTGGCCGGCAAATTCGAGCGGCTTTACCGGGCCGCCCCCTTGATGCGCTTCGGCGGGGGCACGAACGAGGTCCTCCGCGACATCATCGCCCAGCGCGGGCACGGTATGCCCTCCTACGGACGCTGA